The stretch of DNA GGGGAGTGTCATTCTCTATACTTTCTACCAAAAAGGGGCTAATTTGTTGTTTGAGAATGATTTATAAAAACTCTGCAGTTATACCATCGGCACCGCGAGATTTATCTTTCTTATTCTAGTAATGCAGTAGAATCAACAACCTCCTCTACAGCAATAACAAAAGGTTATGTCTGTCATGTCAATAGTTCAGAGTTGTAGCCTCTTCCTTATGTTTAGAAATCTGTAGGTTTTAATAGAAGTTGTAACAAAAGTTAGAAATTAATTTGGTTTAAATGGACATTTAATTGATGGATAAAGTAGGGCGTTTATGacgtcttttttctttttcttttttaaatatgacgtctttttttttaatcgccCAGTGACGTCATCTCTGAGCGCCACCGGTACTCGGCAGGGAAACAAAGAAGATGGCGGACGTGGTGAACGTTGGGGTGAATTTAGAAGCTTTCTCTCACGCGATTAGCGGCATCCAGGCGCTCCGCTCTAGCGTGACTCGCGTCTTCGAGTTCCTGAAGGATGGCATGAAGAACCGGGACACACTAGAGGGCCGTGAGAAGCAGTTTATAGCCGAGTTCCAGGACAACCTGCAGTCGGTCAACAGAGACCTCAAGTGAGTGCATCACACCAGActccagacagacagatgtgaacGTTCAAAACACTTAAATGCATATCAGTGTATCAGTGGTGTGCACAGACGCATGCTTAAGTGCCCTCCTGGTTggaaaaacacactaaactgccagaaccctaaccctattttaaaagtgtattgttctctgtgtgttttgcaaTGACTTTTATGTTGGGCCCTTTTTTGATCTATATTGAGTCAGGACTATATCTCACAGAAATAGTTTTCTCACAGAACCAGGATTATCTGGTGCTAATTTGGTGTTAAAATGCACTAGAATATAGGAAATGGCATCTACTTAATTGAAAATGTTCTGGGGGAGGATCCCCAGACCCCCCTAGGGTTTTGTTTCCTTCATACATCAATACTTGAATCCACACAGTTCTCATGGATGCTGATCCTAACTGCAAAATAACTTGAGTAGTCTGTCTCGTTAGCCTGTTTTAAGGCTATATAATGTGCCATTTATAACATATAAACATGTCTAAAGTGCCCTCGAGAACACGCGGAAGTTAGTGCCCTCTTCAGTGATGAGAATGCGCTctatgcacctttttttttctttttgcccctgcCCTTCAAAaagtctgtgcacgccactgcaCTGTATAGTAGGGATGTAATGGAACGTATTTCGGTTTCGATGTTACGGCTTGGCACATTTCGGTACCGAAATAAATGCGAAAAATTTTATTAACAAGTTTAAATGACTAACCAGACTTAATTGTAAATACAGTAGTAACTAAttgtcataaataaatgatgtttttaaatttttaaataaaataatttaaaagttCAGAagttaagaattattacaaaacaaTTCTCAATATTGCTCCTACTTCTAACAAATCATAAAGGTGAGTGTGAAAACgttttcaaataaatgtaaaagaagTAAAGTATAGATCAATTATAGTGCAGCATGTAGAAAATACAGTAAACATTTTCATCTTTATATTCAGTTAGTCCAACATTCCCAGTTTTTACTCAGATTAAGGTAATAGAAGCATACTGTgtgaagcaaaaataaaacaagacatgaaAGGCAAGACAGCTTCATACCGTTGCATTATGGCTGTATACACTAAAAAGAGCCCAGGAAAGGTTTCAGATGTGGACTCAAAATAAAGCTGGATTTTCTGTAGGACTTTACAATCATTATATAATCACCTTAAAATTTTGGTTTCTCCAAATCATTTGCTTCCTTAACAACTTTTTGACTACATGTTTGCATGTGCCAATaacaactgctgctgtttcctgaaCCAGCTCTTTGGGAGCACAAACGTAAAAGAAAAAGACGGTgtagggaaagttctgtttccatgtggataagtcctcgctctttctctctgtggttATGTGTGACTGCGGAGGGATGGAGAGAAGAAGCTAAGTCTTAGAGACAGAACtggttttggtaattactcagaagtcCACAGGGGATATAGAGGTTCCACACTGGAGtgttaattaatttaatgtGACAGTGATGGTGTGCATCTTGGTCGATCAGTTTCATCCTCAAATTCGTAGAGCAATGTGACATCTTCAGTTCATATTTTCCAGTTAATTGTTACTAATGAGCATGTCTTCTTCATGATGACAGAATTCTTTGAGTCTGGAACAcaataaataagaaacacaaacatttagtcagtCATTGCATTAGTTTCATATTGGCAAATCATTTTTtgctctcctgtctgtctctcagtgagTTGGAGCGTCTTAGTGGTCTGGTTGGACGTCCCTCAGAGTCTCATCCCCTCCACAACAGTGGTCTGCTCAGTCTGGACCCTGTTCAGGACAAAACTCCTCTATATTCTCAGCTGCTGCAGGCCTACAAGTGGTCTAACAAGGTACCCATGCTAACAGGCTAACAATGAATAGATTGTATCATATTACCAGCTAGcttgtattttattaaaaacatagagggaaatgttttatttttattttagtgatCAGTTGGCATGTATTTTGAACATGCAGAGGTCCGAAATCTGAAACTTCATTTGAGACATTTTGATTTTGGACGGTGGATTGAACTCAGCATGAAAATCTCTTGCTCAATTGTCCACATGCttattctccttttcttttgtgGAGTGATCTCTAGTTGATTGCACAGCTGAATCTCTTTGATCACTCATCCACTTACTAATGACATTACATTGTAAAAGTCTTATTGATGTCtcattgccatggcaaccaacATCTGCCTCTCTAACAGGACCACTTCACCTGCTATTAGTATTTCTGTCACACCTGGTGTCAGGTgcgcacacatgtacacacagctGATCCCCACTGAGTCAGTACTTGCATTCACTGCTGTATGATGTGTGTACTTTAAccgtgtgtgaacatgtgtgttgtgtgtacattgatgcacatttgcatgtatgtgttttgtgtatgtgtgtgtagttgcAGTACCATGCTAGTTTGGCCTCCAGTTTGTTGAACCAACAGTCACTCAAACGATCAGCCAATCAGATGGGAGCTTCAGCCAAGAGACGACCCAAAGTCCAACCCAGTACTCTGGTAATACCTCCTCAGTGAGTaacagtattattataatactacaacatctgtgtgtgCTGTTAAAATACTGAAGCAGCATGTACTACTATAATACTGCAATCATGTATCTTATTTTGTTACAACGgttgtgtgtgcttttatgACATCGATGTATTGACTGTTGTATTTTTGCAGATTTTTGTGTACAATTATAATCATGTACTTTCTCCGCAAGCTCAGGAACATAAACATGGACTCTAAATTCatggaaatgttttattcttgttttatcGAATCTGTCCtgacttttgcttttatttgctgGTTTGGGTCAATTAACCTGAAGAACCGCAACAGACTTCAGGGCATAGTCAGAGTGTGCAGTAAAATTGTTGGTGCTCCACTgaaagacatttcctt from Solea solea chromosome 8, fSolSol10.1, whole genome shotgun sequence encodes:
- the med27 gene encoding mediator of RNA polymerase II transcription subunit 27, with translation MADVVNVGVNLEAFSHAISGIQALRSSVTRVFEFLKDGMKNRDTLEGREKQFIAEFQDNLQSVNRDLNELERLSGLVGRPSESHPLHNSGLLSLDPVQDKTPLYSQLLQAYKWSNKLQYHASLASSLLNQQSLKRSANQMGASAKRRPKVQPSTLVIPPHYVDDVISRIGRMFPDMTIELFRPNGTSAVLLVTLEKVLKAILVMRSLFIDRTVVRGYNENVYNEDGKLDIWTKSQYQVFQKVSDHATTALLHYQLPQMPDVVVRSFMTWLRSYIKLFQSPCQRCGRFLQDGLPPTWRDFRTLEAFHDTCRM